Genomic window (Streptomyces cadmiisoli):
CCCTCGACGTGAACCTGTGCGCCGCGTACCGGCTCGGGCGGGGGTGGGGTCTCGGCTGAGCCGGTGGCCGGTGGCCGGTGGCCGGTGGCTGGTGGCTGGTGGCCGGTGGCCGGTGGCCGGTGGTCGGTGAGCGTGGGGTGGTGGGTGGTGGTCGTGCCTCTCGGGCGTCGGCGCCGCGTCCGCCTTCCGGCCATCACGCCGTCGTCCCGGCGGCGGTCAGCGGGGCGCTCGGGAGCCCGCGACGCGCCTCGTGCGGTCGAACGGGGCCAGGGTGATCGCCAGGGCCAGCACGGCGGCCGTGACCGGTACCGCGTATCCCGTCGTCGCCGAGACGCGCTCCACCGCCCAGCCGCCGACGGCGCTGCCGCACGCGATGCCGCCGAGCAGGGCGGTCACGGCGAGGGTCATCCCCTCGTTGAGGCGGTCGGCGGAGGTGCGCTGCTGGAGCAGCGTCATGGCGGTGACCATCGTCGGGGCCGTCGCCATGCCGGCGAGCAGCAGGGCGGCGCCCAGGGCGAGCAGCGAGGGTGTCAGGTGCGCGGCCAGCAGGGGCAGGGCCATGAGGACCGCCATCGCGGCCACGCACCACGGCAGCAGACGCCGGGCCGGGACCACCGGCCGCAGCGTGCCGAACAGCAGCCCCGCCGCGCCCGACCCCGCCGCCTGGAGGCCGAGCAGGACGCCCGCCGCCGTACGGCTGCCGTGCGCGTCCGCGAAGGCGATCGTGACGACCTCCATCGAGCCGAACACCGCCCCGGTGGCCAGGAAGGCGGTGAGCAGCCGGGGTATGCCGGGGGCGCGCAGCGGTGAGGGAGCGCGCCGGCGCGGTGCGACCGGCGGCTCCGTGGCGCGCTGGGCGGTGAACAGCAGCATGCCGGTCAGCAGCAGCACCGCGCCGACCAGCGTGCCCGCCTCCGGGAAGAATGTCCCGCACAGGACGGCCGCGAGGACCGGGCCCAGCATGAAGCACAGTTCGTCCGCGGCCTGTTCGAAGGAGTTCGCGGTGTGCAGGGCCGCGGGGTCGCCGCGCAGCAGATGCGCCCAGCGGGCGCGCGACATGCCGCCGGTGTTGGGCGTCGTCGCGGTGGCCGCGTACGCGGCGAACAGCGCCCAGTCGGGGGCGCCGTGGCGCACGCACAGCAGCAGCGCCACGCTGCCGAGCACCGCGAACAGCGCGGCGGGCAGGGCGATCCGGGCCTGGCCGTGCCGGTCGACCAGGCGGGCGATCCACGGGGCGACCACCGCGGTCGCCGCGAGCCCGGTCGCGGTGACGGCACCGGCCAGGGCGTATGAGTCGCGCGTGCCGGCGATCATCACGACCGCGCTCACGCTGAACATGCCCATCGGCAGCCGGGCGACGAGGTTCCCGGCGGTGAAGGCCCGGGTGCCGCGGATCGAGAACAGACGGCCGTACGGGCCGGGCGGGCGGCGGCGGCCCGCACGGGGCGAGAAGTCGGCGGCGACCAGGGTGTCGGCGGTGACCGTGCACAGGGGCTGCGGGGTGTCCGGCATGGATCAACGGTCGCCCGGCGGTGATCACCGGGTCCAACACCTGCTCCGTGCCGATTCACGCGTCCGCGTTGTAAATTCCCGGCATGTCCACCCCGCCTCACCTCGACCCCCGCCTGCTGCGCGCCTTCGTCACCGTCGCCGAGGAACTGCACTTCACCCGCGCGGCGGTCCGCCTCTACGTGGCCCAGCAGGCGCTCAGCAGGGACGTACGGCGGCTGGAGCGGGAGTTGGGCGCCGACCTGTTCGTACGGACCACCCGGCAGGTGACGCTGACGGCGGACGGCGTCCGGCTGCTGCCGTACGCGCGGCGCGTGCTGGACGCGCAGGAGGAACTCCTCGCCGCGTTCGGGCAGGCCCGTCCCCTGCTGGTCGACCTGAACTCCCCGGGCCTCGGAACCCCGCGCCGGGTACTGCACCGGGCCCGTGAACTCGCCCCGCAGCACGAACTGATGGCCCGCTACGAGAGCGGGCTGACCGGCGCCGCGGCGGAACTCCTGGCGGGTCGGCTCGACGCGTCGTTCGGACGGTTCGCCGGACTGGATCCCGCACTGCGGTCGGGGCTGGAGCAGCAGATCGTCCGCTACGAGCCCATGGCGGTCGTCCTGCCGCAGGCGCACCGGCTCGCGGCCCTGGAGGCGGTGCCGCTCGACGCGCTGGCGGGGGAGACCGTGTACGCGGGGGCAGGGAATCCGCGGACGCCGGAGTGGACCGACCTGGCGCGCCGGCTGTTCGCGGGGCGCGGCATCGAGGTCGCTGCGCCCGCTCCACTGGCCGTGGGGGACGAGGAGTTCGAGCGGATCATGGCGCGGACGGGGTGCCCGGTGCTCGCCGTGGTCGACTTCCCGGACATGCCGCGCTCGGTACGGCGGCCCCTGGTCGACCCGGTTCCGCTGTCCCCCGTGTCGCTGGTGTGGCGAAAGGGCCTGGCGCACCCGGCGTTGGCGGCGCTGCGGCGGGCCGCGGCCGGGCTCGCCGCGGAGGAGGGGTGGCTGCGGCGGCCCGCCGGCGGCTGGCTTCCGGCGCTGGACACGAACCTGCCGAGTGTCCATATCTGACACACCTCCCACACGGGAAGAGCACGTGCGCTACATTCGTGGCCCGAGTGCGGTGTGACAAAAGGGGCGCTCGAACCAGGTGGGGGCTTGGTTCGGTCGACGAGTCTCGGGGTCGTAGGCGCACCTTTGAACTGTCCCGTGGGGGGATGTAAGCACGTGAGCAAGTGGCGAGAAGACGCCCGACCGGAAACCGACTGGCCCGAGGCCGCCTCCGCGACGGGGGAAGTGCCGGGGCTGGGAAGCCGGGTCGGCAGAACCCAGTCGTTCCCGGAGACCGGCACGTCGATACGTGAGCGGGCGTCCGAGGCGGGGGCTTCCCCGAGCGACCGCCGGGAGCCCCGGTCGGGGGCTTCCATATCCGAGCGGGCGTCCGAGGCCGGGGCCTTCCTGAGAGACCGCCGGGCTTCCGGAGCCGGGGCGTCCGTACCCGAGCGTGCGTCCGAGGCCGGATCGCCCCTCAGTGACCACCGGGCTTCCGAAGCCCGGGCGTTCGTCCGTGAGCGTCCGTCCGAGGCCAGGGCCTCCCTGTGGGACCGCGGGGAA
Coding sequences:
- a CDS encoding LysR family transcriptional regulator is translated as MSTPPHLDPRLLRAFVTVAEELHFTRAAVRLYVAQQALSRDVRRLERELGADLFVRTTRQVTLTADGVRLLPYARRVLDAQEELLAAFGQARPLLVDLNSPGLGTPRRVLHRARELAPQHELMARYESGLTGAAAELLAGRLDASFGRFAGLDPALRSGLEQQIVRYEPMAVVLPQAHRLAALEAVPLDALAGETVYAGAGNPRTPEWTDLARRLFAGRGIEVAAPAPLAVGDEEFERIMARTGCPVLAVVDFPDMPRSVRRPLVDPVPLSPVSLVWRKGLAHPALAALRRAAAGLAAEEGWLRRPAGGWLPALDTNLPSVHI
- a CDS encoding MFS transporter, whose translation is MPDTPQPLCTVTADTLVAADFSPRAGRRRPPGPYGRLFSIRGTRAFTAGNLVARLPMGMFSVSAVVMIAGTRDSYALAGAVTATGLAATAVVAPWIARLVDRHGQARIALPAALFAVLGSVALLLCVRHGAPDWALFAAYAATATTPNTGGMSRARWAHLLRGDPAALHTANSFEQAADELCFMLGPVLAAVLCGTFFPEAGTLVGAVLLLTGMLLFTAQRATEPPVAPRRRAPSPLRAPGIPRLLTAFLATGAVFGSMEVVTIAFADAHGSRTAAGVLLGLQAAGSGAAGLLFGTLRPVVPARRLLPWCVAAMAVLMALPLLAAHLTPSLLALGAALLLAGMATAPTMVTAMTLLQQRTSADRLNEGMTLAVTALLGGIACGSAVGGWAVERVSATTGYAVPVTAAVLALAITLAPFDRTRRVAGSRAPR